In the Rhea pennata isolate bPtePen1 chromosome 4, bPtePen1.pri, whole genome shotgun sequence genome, GCCCGGGCAGCCGCTGCCACGCCGCTCACCTCGGgctcgctgccgccgccggctgcgggaAGCCGGAGCCCCGCGGACACCGACCGCCCCCGCCCGAGGCGCCGCGGTCAAACCCGAGCGTCTGCGCAGACGCCGGGAAAAaccgccgcgccccgcccacGGCCCCGCCCTCCCTGGCCCCGCCTCTccctggccccgcccctcctCGGCTCCGCCCCTCTCTGGACCCGCCCCCTCCCGTCCGACGCCCCTCCGCTGCCTCCTCGCTTCCCGtagccccgccccccggccctggccccgcccccggcgcacaccgccctgctctgccctgccgccgccccgaCTTTATTTCAGCGCCGCCGCTGCAGCTGGTCCAGGCCCGTGTCCCGCAGTAGCCAAGCGGCCGCCTGCTGCACCCTCGGGTCCGCGTCGCGCCTCAGCACCCGCAGCGCTGCAACGGCACCGGCCGCCCCGTcaccgcggccccggcccggcccggcccggccgccccgggggtCGACGCAGCCCCGAACTGCCGGAGCCCCTGGGCCGGGGCGCCGTCGCCTACCTGCCCCGAGCAGCATCGCCTCCTCCGCCGTCAGCCACACGGTGCCTGCGTGCGCCACGAGGACCCCTGCGGGCACCAGCCACGCGCGGCCTcagggcgctgccgccgcccggcccggcctggcccccgccgccccgcacAGCCCCAGTCCCAGCGGTGCAGCGCCCGCGGCCACTCACCAGCCACCTGGAGGCCGGCGGCCCGCacctccccgcagccctgcaggaAGCAGCGTCGGGCGGCGACGTACAGCGCCTGCTGGTGCTCGAGGCTCTCCCAGGCCTGGCGACAAGGGGACGCAGCGTCCTTCTCCGCCCCGAACGCCCCGCGGCGAGCAGGACGCCCGGGCGTGGAGGGGACACGGCGCGGCCTGGCTGGgcagggccccgcggcgccgggtgCGCGGCTCCTCACCAGCTGCCCGCAGATGTCGTCCAGCAGCTCGGCCGCGCTCAGCCCTGCGCCCGCGGCGATGCTCTGCCGCAGCCATTGCAGCCCCGggagcagcacgcacagctgcAGCGTGCCCCGGCACGCCTGCCGACGAGAGTGGAGAGCGGAGCccgtcgccgccgcccgccacgGCCGAACCCCGCCACCCGGCTCCGCGCAGGAGCCCTCGGCCCCACGGTGCCGCCCACCCtggccccggccctggccccgcGAGGACGCTCCGGGGCTCTTACCCTGCAGGTGCCTGGGTCCGGGTCCCCGAGGTGCAGCACCAGGCTGGCCCACGTGCTCCCCAGCTCCTCGGCCAAGAACGGCCTCCACCGCCTCGAGGCGGAGGCCGCCAGCGCCCCGTACAGGGTGAAGGCTGCCGCACGCAGCGCCGCCTCCTCCTGCAACCCAGGAACCCCGGCTGCTGCGTGGGCACCGGGCCCCCGCATGCGGTTGCTCCGCAGCGCCGAGCGCCACTGGCGGAGCGTGGACtccgcccggggccgccgccgcacGGGACCCTCTGAGCGGTGCGGGGCGGCACCGCGCACTTACGGCGTTGAAGAAGGCCGCTGCGTCCCTGGCGAGGTCTCTGAAGGAGGCGCCCAGGCCCTTCCCCCGCAGCTCCTCCACCACCCTGGCCAGCGCCAGCAGGCTCTCTGCCgccactgccgctgccaccCCGGGCTCCAGGCCGCTCCGCAGCGCCGCCACCACGGCTCCCCTGTGCTCGCGCAGCTGTAAGGTGCGACACGCGCATGGGCCTCGCGCCAGCCCAGCCCCCGCCGCTCGTCGTGCCCCTGCCCCCAGGGCCGAAGCCCTCAGGAGCGGCCCCGAGcagcgcgcggccccgctcccgccgcacCGCGGTCCCCTTTGCCACCCGGGAGCAGAGCACTGTCGGGGGAAAGACGcgcagccgccgctgccgctccGCCCCGTCTCCCCAGTTCCCCCGCGCTCTCCGCCCCCGGCTCCCAGCCGGCCGGGGCTGCGTTTCGGGCACAGGAAAGTCCCGCTCACCGTCTCCGGCGCACCGTGGGCCAGATTGCCGAGGCCACGTGCTGCCATCTGCCGCACGGTCCCACTCGGGTCCCGCGACTTCTGCAGCAGGGCCCCCACGATcggctgcaggcacctcctctCCCAGGGCACTGGCGCCTTCATCAGCTGGGGCGCAGCGACCGGCCGTCAGCACCCGCACGCGGGCACGGACCGGGCCTGGGACCAGCAGCTGTCCCGGGCTCCACGCGAAGaagccccccgcgccccggcggaCTGCCCTGACGCCCGCTGCGGCGACGAGCGCCGGGACCGAGCGGTGtggaggggcagcagcagcccccgcaACAGCACAGGGGAAGGACGCggcaggggccggggcgccTCCTGCCAGGGGACCCGCTCCCGCCCCGACGGTGATGCTTTCCGCCGGCGCCTTCCCAAAGAGCAGCGTCGTGAGAAACCCCCCGAgcctccccctgcaccccccTCTCACCTCGGCGCAGAAGGCCGCGGCCATGACCCGCCGGTTGGCCGAGGGGGAGTCCAGCCACTGGGTCACCACCAGCACCACGGGCAGCGAGACGACGCCGGCGCGGAGCAGCACGCTGTGTGCGGAGCACAGGTGGGCGGCGCGCGATTACACGGGGAGGCACCTGGCCCCCCAAACCCACCGGCTCCCGCGCGGGCTCTGCTCGGCAGCTCGCAGACGCCCGGGCCGAGGGGAAGGGtcccgccggccccccgggcgcggccgccccggagCAGCCAGGCGCCTCCTCGGGCTCTCACCCCGTCAGCAGACAGACGCCATCGTGGTGAGCCCGGGGGTCTTCCAGCGCAGCCCAGGCTCCCTGCTTcctcagcagccacagccaTCCCCCGTGGAGGCACGCGCGCAGCACCGCCTCCAAGGTCTCCAGGGAAAGCCTGGGCGGAAAAAGAGCGGCGACTCCCGAATCGCGGCAGCAGGCGTCTCGGGCAGAGCTAGGGAACCGCCGCCCGCGAGGCGCTCGGTCGCTCGCGCTCAGCCCCACTGGGGTGGGTTGGGCACCGCACCCCTGAAGTGACACCCCACGACCCCGAGGTCTGCCAAGCAGCAAGGGAAccgccctcctccccctcctgaTGCCCCAAACGCGCTGGCAGCACTAGGAAACCAACCAGAAGCGGCTTCCCCGCCTAGGGGACGGGCAGCCCAAAGCGCTGCCTCGGGGCCACAAGCGAACGCGGCCTGGTCACGGGCCCCGCAGCCCAGCCCCGGCGCCTCCGTCCCGCCGGCTCCTACCTGCACGGATTGTCGTCGCTCGTGTGTCCCTTCAGGAACAGCTTTCC is a window encoding:
- the LOC134140116 gene encoding maestro heat-like repeat-containing protein family member 2B, with the translated sequence MERTAPPLCVQVPEILSIIYIRMPTVQQDTLRGLLFKAVSLLAHYHPGAVIDSLLHKQLPVDSETVELWGVLGRTFVAGQLLGVLMEKLKDSGSDRPGTSSAEPEADDSQAALEPLKITCAIFEVVSTLQSPEAVQHLLPELLPVLLQQISATLGKEMPFSEVSGRGKLFLKGHTSDDNPCRLSLETLEAVLRACLHGGWLWLLRKQGAWAALEDPRAHHDGVCLLTGVLLRAGVVSLPVVLVVTQWLDSPSANRRVMAAAFCAELMKAPVPWERRCLQPIVGALLQKSRDPSGTVRQMAARGLGNLAHGAPETLREHRGAVVAALRSGLEPGVAAAVAAESLLALARVVEELRGKGLGASFRDLARDAAAFFNAEEAALRAAAFTLYGALAASASRRWRPFLAEELGSTWASLVLHLGDPDPGTCRACRGTLQLCVLLPGLQWLRQSIAAGAGLSAAELLDDICGQLAWESLEHQQALYVAARRCFLQGCGEVRAAGLQVAGVLVAHAGTVWLTAEEAMLLGAALRVLRRDADPRVQQAAAWLLRDTGLDQLQRRR